The window TACCGGTTTACAAGGAACGAGCTCTTTAAAAGTGGAGCAACATTCAGCTGATGTGAAAGATGCTATTGCAAGGGGTAGTTTTATCTGTTGAATTGGTCAGGACTCGTGACATTGTTTAATCAGTTGTTTTAGTCATGATGTTGTTTTACATTGTATCTGTCTCCTTTGGTGGGGGAATCCCTGCGTCCATCAGTGATGCTCTTTTATTATGCTCTATATTAGCATGGTCAATGAATATGTattctattaaatattatagtTGTGAATTTTGACGCATACCTTTTCAGAAATCATCTTTTTATTTGCTGTAGTATTTCTtagacccccccccccccccccccccccccctctcccatttatgaattttaatttattgatttgCATGCTACTGATTGCAAATTTTCATGGCATTTGTAGTTCTGGCATGATTAATTTGAAGGATTTATGCTTGGTCAGGGGAAAAGCTGCTTGGATGGCCTATCTGGTAATAGTCTTCATGATACCATTTTATGTTGTTTGCTGGAGTCATCATCCATTGTCAAACCTAATCTGACCCGCTAAAAACCCCCTGAATACCTGATGCCGTAATGATTGTCAATTTGTAGCACTCGTGCTGAAGGGGAAATCATGTTATTAATACTGTATGTCATTATGTGCACATTTTGGTGCTTAAGAAGATTACATACCTAGAAATGACAAGGTTTGGGGGGCAGATAATTGGAAAAGTTGAGGGAAAAGAAGTCGAAGAGTCAAGAAAAGAattggattttgaagcattaatCAGCACACTCGTGTGTAACTAAATTTGACCTTATGTCCGATTCAGTTGGTCCACATTTTCACTGTAATCTTCAGTACTGTGTTTAAGGCTACTTATTTCTATTTCAGTATCTACTTCAGAATTCAAATGTCacagaaaaacaaatataatgttTAAATATAAGATGGTGTAAAACATTATATTACTAATGTCCATATATGCATGCAGGACATATATTGTTTGGATGCTGATGGTGCTCTATTTGATACTGCATTACTTTCTGCTGTTGCTGCCTTTTCTCATCGTAAGTTTACAAGTTTCTGTAATTTTCCAAGTTATAACTGTTACATGTTCAGCTGTTGGCAATCTGACTAATGTTTATCTATCTTGCAGTGACAATTCCTGTAGTTTCCTTAAATGATGATGGAAGAGTTGTTGTTTCTGAGGAGACTGAGGGTCAAAAGATGGATAATGAGCCAGTTAATAAAGATAAAAGAAAGCTCGAATTGAACAGCATTCCTTTTTCATTGACTTGCATACTTCACAAGAACTATGTCCTGGCAGATCCCACAGCGGAGGAAGAGTCTGTTATGGATACTCTTATGACTGTTGTATTGAATTCTTCTTGTCAACTCGTGTCTCTACACAAGCCAGGGGGAACATTTCTTGCGTATAATGCAGCTGTTCAGGTTAGTATGTCCAGATTTTTTACTTAACAAACTCCAGTTTATACACGTGATGTTTTATGGGATTCCTTtgcgtattatatttttaaagtgCCAAGTAAATTTTGTTACGTGTTAAAAGAATTGTCTAGTGTAATTCTGCCCAAAGAGAAGGCTGCCGTTGCTTCAGTTGCGATATAATTGTTTATGCACATCTCCTTTATTTAATGCATTCTTTTAAATCACACAAAATATCAAGTTACATTTAATCACAACTTAGTTGAAGATGCTAAGGGGTGCCTCATATTTTACTGCAGGATTGCATTGCATTAGCAAGACAAAGAGTGAAAGAACTTCAGAGTATCTTGACTGAAGCAATTTCTGATATGGAGGTGGACTAAATAAAAGTAGATGGTCTTCAGTATAGACCTCAGTTTTTAGTTCTCTCTCTAGCATCCGCTATAATCtattatggtgttgtagaagCTTCAGTTTTGTTTGCAGAGCCCTGAGCAGATTtttctattattaatattaatgtaaCTATAGCTGAAAAGTGTTTTTC of the Daucus carota subsp. sativus chromosome 4, DH1 v3.0, whole genome shotgun sequence genome contains:
- the LOC108218053 gene encoding uncharacterized protein LOC108218053 encodes the protein MSAVNVSADLSSEMEVDAFRRLFPLRFYERHLLESIRPDARPLEKARDTTLALGAVASADGSALAKIGLTTMLAAVKMEVMTPTTESPDEGCIAIDFHMPPICSPMVRPGRPAEVATVISKQLSDTIVSSGMINLKDLCLVRGKAAWMAYLDIYCLDADGALFDTALLSAVAAFSHLTIPVVSLNDDGRVVVSEETEGQKMDNEPVNKDKRKLELNSIPFSLTCILHKNYVLADPTAEEESVMDTLMTVVLNSSCQLVSLHKPGGTFLAYNAAVQDCIALARQRVKELQSILTEAISDMEVD